ACGATTTGGAGATCAATACCGACCACTTTGCATCCTACGACCAAGTGGTGGATCTGCTCGAACAGGCGGTCAATAGCCTGTGCAAAACAGGCGAAGTGACGGGCACCAACAGGAAATAGTCGTTTTATTGGGTCGACAGGGTCTCTTTTCGGGGAAAAGACTTGACCGGAGGGGTGCGGATGCGCACCTTACGCCGCACGTTTAATGACCCCAGAGGACCAGATGGCCAAAGAAGACCTAATCGAATTCAGCGGCACCGTGACCGAACTGCTGCCCAATGCCATGTTCCGTGTCAAGCTGGACAACGACCACGAGATTCTCGCCCATACGTCCGGCAAGATGCGTAAGAACCGCATCCGGGTGTTGGCCGGTGACCGGGTCAATGTTGAAATGACCCCCTACGACCTGACCAAGGGTCGGATCACCTTCCGCTTTAAATAAGCCCGCGCGATCCGGATCGACCCTCATGCCGCAGGCCGGATCCCTCCCCCTTATACTTGCATCCGCATCGCCCCGGCGCCTGGATCTGTTGGCCCAGGTGGGCGTGACACCGGATTCCGTTCATCCCGCCCATGTGGATGAATCTCCGCTGAAGGATGAACAACCCGCCCATCTGGCAGAGCGCCTCGCCGTGGCCAAAGCCACCGCCGTGGCCGAAGAGCATCCGCAATCCCTGGTGTTAGGGGCCGATACGGTGGTCGCCGTCGGCCGCCGCTGCCTGGGCAAGCCCGATGGCGAGGCCGACGCCCGGCGCATGCTCAAATTGCTGTCTGGGCGCCGTCACAAGGTCATCGGCGGGCTATGTCTGGTCACCCCGGAAGGCCGCCCCCTGGCCAGGCGCATTACCACATCAGTGGCCTTCAAGGTGCTGCACCCGGACGAAATCGAAACCTATATCTCTAGCGGCGAGTGGGACGGCAAGGCCGGTGCCTATGCCATCCAGGGCCGCGCCGGGGCCTTTGTGCGGCAAATCGTCGGCTCCTATACCAATGTGGTCGGGCTGTCGCTGCCGGAGACGGTAGGATTGCTGCGCGGCCAAGGCTATGGGGTCTAACCCGATGCGGCGCCTCCTGGTCAGCCGCCTGCCTGGCGAGACACGCAGCGCTCTGCTGGATGGAGATCACTTGATCGATATGCGAATCGACCGAGATCGCCGGCCCAGTCTGGTCGGCGGCATCTACCGTGGGCGAGTGACCGCCGTTTCCACGGCGGGCGCCTTTGTGTCCATCAATCGCGGACCCGATGGCTTTCTGCCGCTGCGCAAGGATGACCGAATCACAGAGGGGCAATCGCTGATCGTGACGGTGACCCGCGACGCCGAAGGCGCCAAGGGCCCCAAGCTGAACCGGGAACCACGCCTTGAAGGGCGCTTCATGGTGCTGCTGCCCCTTGGCAAGAACGCCAAGGTTTCTCGCTCCCTGACGGACAAAGCCCGCCGGGACGCCTTGATCGATTGGGCCGCTTCCAAGACCATGGGCTTGATCGTCCGTCGTACCGCCGCCGGGGCGCCCGGGGACCTTCTGGATCAGGAGTACAACGCCCTGACCAAGGTTTGGGAGAAGGCGGAAAACAAGAGGGATGGCGCGCCCTGCCGACTGGTTCCCTCGCCCGATGGCCTTGCCGAGTTGCTGACCCAGGCCGGGCATCTGGACGAAATTATTGCCGATGAGGCCGAAATCCTGGGCCGCCTGCGCGACTTCTGCACCGAACGAGCACCGGATCTGGCGGTACGCATCGTGCCCCATGGGGAGGCTGAACCGCTGTTCGAGACCTTTGACCTGGAAGAACGCCTGGAGGCTCTGCAAGAACCCGTGGTGGCCTTGCCATCCGGTGGAAGGCTGATCATCGAGGCAACCGCCGCGCTGACCGCCATGGACGTGGATACAGGCGCCACCCCGGCACGGGGCAAGGGGGGGGCTCCTCATCAAGCCAACCTGGAAGCGGCGACGGCCATTCCCGAACAGATACGCCTGCGCAATATCGGTGGCGCCATTGCGGTGGATTTTGCCGGAGATTCCAAAAGCAATCGACGACGAGAACTGGAAGATCGACTCCGCGAGGGATTGGACACGGATCCCGTTCCTTGTCACGTAACCGGCTGGGGACCCAACGGCTGGCTGGAATTGATCCGTGAACGGCGGCGCCCGTCGGTGGACGAGATCATGCTTGCCCCAGGAAGCCGACAACCCAATACCGAAACCCTGGCCTTCCAGATTCTGCGGCGGTTGCTGGCTGAATCCCGACAGGCGCCTCGGGGGACCTTGGTCCTGCGTTTGCATTCTTCCATGGTGGCGTGTCTCGAGGGCCAACACCGGGAAGCCTTGGATCAGACCCGGCGACGCCTGGGATGTCCCCTGCGGCTGACCCCCGATGACCGCCTGGCCGTCGACCAAATCAATCTCGGCCCCGATAACGATCAAGAGTAGCGCCATGACCGACAAAGCCTCCGCTTCCGCCGATGATGTGCCCATGGCCGGACGCCGCTGCCTCCAATGCGGCAAACCGGCGCTGTATGCCTATCGTCCTTTCTGTTCCAAGCGTTGCGCCGACCTGGACCTGGGCAAATGGTTCGCCGAGGACTATCGCGTTCCCAGCGACGAAGAGCCTGGAGACGACCGCGCCGAAGAGGATCCTTAAGCGGTCATGATTCCGTCATCCTGGAGGCTGGACAGCACCCTGGAATTCCTCTATACACCCCTCCGGTCGCCGCGCCATGGGCACGGCTTCCCGCCCGGGTAGCTCAGTTGGTAGAGCAGCGGATTGAAAATCCGCGTGTCGGTGGTTCGAGTCCGCCCCCGGGCACCATTTTCCCTAAATCATGCAAATTCAATTAGTTACAATGCCATACAGGGGCAAACGCACTCCCTGTAAGTACTCCCTCACAACAACCTAAAAATCGGCCCCCGCGAATCCCACGGAAGTGGACACCGCAGGAGCCATGTTGTTGCCACTATCGCCCTTCCTTCAGTCTCTCCCAGAGTTGGAACGCGTTACCCCATAAGGGGGGGGAAAGTTGTGACGACTGATGGACGTATACCTGCTCAAATATCTGACCCTAGATTAGGCCTCCGTCAACCACGCTTAGGTGCCAATTCGTGCACCATCTCGGTGACCCGAATACACCTAACCCCCTCTTTGTTACAGACGTATGGTATTCGCTTGGGACTGTTCGGGTTCTCCTCGGTAACGCCCCGTAATTGCTTCGGCTTCCTCACACCAATCGAGGCCTTCACCAAATCAATCGGTGTTGCGCTTGAATTTTGAATGCAGCGCACTATCAGCACCCAATGAGACTCCCCGACAGAAGGAAAACTCTATATAATCTTCACGATACATTTTGCCAAAAGCCGCGAGTGAACGATTTAGGAGACCGTTCCATTCCTATTTCGTTTCCTTCCCCATGTGAGACTCGATCGTTTCCAGCGGTCTCAACAAGAGCCGCAAATAGAAGGAGAATTGGTTATGTTGGTGTTTTTTAGCCGCCTTACGGTTGGCTTTATGGCTGCTTCGTTTTTGCTGGTTGGATTCGCCGCCAGCGCGGTGGCCGCGTTCCCGGAAAAACCGATTACCATCATTGTTTACGTTAAACCTGGTGGTGGTGTGGATGTAGATGCCCGCAAGCTTGCGGCCATTGGCGAACGCCTAACGGGTGCGACCTTTGTGGTTCAGAACAAGACAGGCGCCGGCGGCATTGTCGCCATGAAATATATCCAGGAAAAAGCGGCTGACGGCTACACCTTGTTCGCCACCACAAAATCCGTGGTCTACAAAACGGTCATCGCCAAGAGTGATATCGACTTGGGTTCTTTTGAATGGACAGCAATGACCCAGTCCGATCCGGAAGCCATCATCACCAACAAGGAAATGCCGGTTAACACATGGGAACAAATCGTTGCCGATGCAAAAGCCAAGGGTGCCGCAGGTAAGCGTCAGATCTGGGTGGGACCGGCAGCCGGTGGCCTTGACCACGTGATGGCGATGAAGACTTGGAAAGCCGCTGGAATCGATCCCAAATGGGTCAAATACGTTCCGTTTAAGGGTGGCAAGAACGCGATGATTGAGCTTCTTGCTGGACGCGGTGCGGTCTACGTCGGCAATCCCCGCGACATTTTGGGTCAGCCTAAGTTCAAGATTGCCGCTCTTTCGCGCTCGTCCCGGCTTGCCGACTTCCCCGACACCCCAACATTTGGTGAATTGGGTATTTCGGGCCTGGACAACGAGATTATGTGGCGTGGTTTCGCCGTTAAAAAAGGCATCCCCGATGACGCCGCGAAGTTCTACGCCGACTTGTTCAACCGTCTTCAGAATGATCCCGAATGGGTTGAACATGTTGCCAGAATGAACATTGACCCTGTCTACAAGGGCCCCACAGAATTCTACAAGGTTATTGAAGGCGACAAAGCCGAAGTGACCTCGTGGGCCACCGATGCAGGGTTGCTGAAATAATCTGGCATCAAGCGTTTAGGTGCCGGGCGCAGCGCCAAGAGCTGTGCCCGGTATTTTCTGATCTGGGGCTTTTCTGATCCGGGGTACGGGTGATGACACAAAATACAAATGATCAGAACAATCGACGTTATGTCGGCAACTTGATGCTACCTTTGGTTCTGCTGATGATGTGCGGCGTCTTGTTCGCCCAGGCCTTGGAATTTCCGGCCTCGGAAGACGTCGGGTCCGCTGCCGTTCCGTTTATGTGGATGGGCTTTGCGGTTGCATTTAGCCTGATGTTGGTGTTTCAAGCGATCCGCCAACGTGGAAAACCCGATCCCATTCCCGGACGGATTGGGTTTGTGATCCTGTTTGCACTGTGGCTGTTTGCCTATTTGGCGGCGGTTGAACCGATTGGATATTTCACAAGTACCTTTGCTTTCCTCATGGGCTCTATGTTCGCCATGGGATATCGGCGGCTTGGGGTGATGGTGGTGGTCAGTATTGGCTGGTTGGTCTTTAGCTACTTTATCTTTCTCAAGCTGCTCTACATCTCATTGCCGATCGGCCCGCTGCTAGCGCCACTCTTAGAATAAACAACAACAGGCAGAGCTCAAATCACATGGAACTTCTCGACAGTCTTGCATTTGGCTTCAGCACCTTGATGGGTTGGAAGCCTATTTTGATTATTGTCGTTGGTGTCAGCATCGGCATCATGGTCGGTGCCATGCCCGGACTTTCGCCTTCGACCGGCGTGGCCCTGTTGGTTCCGTTTAGCTACACCATGTCCCCTGCATTGGCCATTATCTTACTGGTTTCAATTTATATATCGTCCAACTTCGGTGGCTCCATCACGGCTGTTTTGATCAACACCCCGGGCACGCCTGCGGCGGCGGCAACGGCCCTTGACGGTTATCCCATGACGCAAAAGGGACAGGCCGGAAAAGGTTTAGGCATGTCGCTCATTGCCTCGACCATTGGCGGTGTATTCGGCGTTTTCATTCTCATCGCGTTTGCCGTGCCGTTGGCGAAACTGGCCATTGGTTTTCATCCTGCCGACTATTTCGCCCTGGCGATTTTCGGCCTGACGACGGTCGGCTCCCTGGGCGGCGGCAATGTCGCCAAAGCCATGGTTGCTGTGCTGTTCGGCCTGATTATCAACACCGTCGGCATCGATCCTTTGTCGGGCGTGTCGCGGTTTACCTTTGGCGTCGAGGCGCTGTACGATGGCTTCTCGCTGATTCCGGCTTTGATCGGATTGTTCGCCCTCAGTGTCGTTTTCACAGACCTGGAAAAAGGTGGCTTGGGTAAGCGGGCACTGGATATGGTATCGGGGGCCTTGCCGACCTTTCGAGAGAGCTGGAAGGTCAAGTGGACCATCACCCGATCTTCCGTTCTAGGTACGATCATCGGCATTTTCCCAGGCGCAGGGGCGACCATCGCATCGTTCATCAGCTATAACATCGCCCAGAAAACCAGCAAAGAACCTGAAACGTTCGGCAAGGGTGCCATGGAAGGTGTGGCAGCATCGGAAGCCGCCAACAGCAGTTCAGTGGGCGGTGCCTTGATTCCCCTGTTGGCGCTAGGTATTCCGGGGAGCGCCACCGACGCAGTGTTGATCGGCGCGTTGCAACTTCACGACATCACGCCCGGACCGCTGTTGTTCGAAACCAATCCAGAAATCGTCTATGGAATTTTTGCATCTTTGATCATCGCCAATATAGTGATGCTGGGTCTGGGGCTTTTTGGTGTGCGCTACTTCGCCAAAGTGATTGAGGTGCCGGTCAGTATTCTTCATCCCATGATCCTGGCCATCGCCTTGATCGGCAGTTATTCCGTGCGCGGATCTCTATTTGATGTCGGGGCTTGCTTTGGATTCGGTGTGATCGGCTGGTTGTTCAAGCGCTATGGCTTCCCGGTCGCCCCGGTGGTCTTGGGCATCGTTTTGGGCAGCTTGCTTGAAGAAAACTTCCGCCGCGCCATCATGATGGACGGACCCATGGTGTTTTTCACCGAGCCCCTGTCGGCAACCATGCTGGCGGTCGCTCTGGGTCTCTTCGCTTGGCCCATTTACAAATCAATGAAAGCCCGCAAAGCCTAAGAGGCGGATTTAAAAGTATCCTTTAGATATCAAGGCAGTAGATTTTTGATCTGGCCAGGAAAGGCCGACGATACGGGGCGGCGCCCCGTTAGGAGGTCTTGACGCCGCCAGAGCGGAAATATACGCCCTCGAGATCAAAGGAATACTTTTGAATCCGCCTCTAAGCAATTGCGAAAAAAAATCCCTCGATCACGGAACCGCGATCGAAGGATTAGCTGTTGGAGATCACCAAGTGGTGTAGGGATTAGCGATCAGGTTGGAGTTAAAATACCTCGGATCGCCGCTGACTTCATCGCCCACCCAATCGGGTTTGGCGAATGCTTGGTCTTCTGATTGCAGTTCGATTTCAGCGACAATCAGACCTTCGTTGACACCGCCAAATTCATCGATTTCCCAAACGAAGCCATCGAGAGCTACTTTGTAGCGAACCTTGTCAATGATCGGTTGCTCGCACAGATTGTCGAGCATTTCATTGGCATCGGTGGCGGGGATTTCATATTCGTATTCGACCCGCGTCGCACCGATGGTGATGCCCTTCACGGTCATGAAGCCCTTGTCATCGATGGTGCGCACCCGCACGGTGCGTTCCTTCACTGTCGACAGATACCCTTGGCGGTAATGTGTTCCCTTGGTCAAGGCGCGCCAGGCATCGCCCGTGATCAGGAATTTGCGTTCAATTTCTTTTGCCATTTTGCTTGTCCTATTTATGCGGGCAACGGCTCCATGCCGATGACGCGCTTGATGGCCCGCAGGTAGTTGACGTTCTCATATTCGTCCAAGGACAACATCTGCTTGGCCCTGAGAATACCCTCAATGTCCACTGATTCCACGGCCACGGTCTGCAACCATGCACCGTTGAAGCTGATCTCCCCAATTTCACAGATACAGTCGTTGATGGTAAAGGCAAAGCGGCGCTTGAATACATTTACGGCCGCCAATTGCGGATGGGGGCGAATGACCTCATCGAGATACTGCCCGAGAGTGTACTCGTCGCGCTCCAGCGCGGGCATCTCAACGCCGAAAGCCGGAAAAACATCACTGACCAGGGCGGACGCTTGCATCGGGAACTCGCCCTTCATGCGCGGGTTCCATTGCTCCAATCCCTGCTTTTCCTGTACGAACACTTTGATGTCCATTTTCTTATCGCGAACTTTGGTGTTGTTCTCGTTGTTCGCAGCAGAAATGATATAAATCTCGGCGCTTTCGCGGATACCTTCGCATTTGGAAAGACGGCGCATTTTCTCTTCGACCAAGCCAAAACTTTGGGCCCAGGTCCGAAACTCAAACCGCGGCTTTATCTCGCTCATCACTTTTCACCATGTGTTTAACAGGCCCTTGAAAAGCCGTCGCATTTTGCGGCACGCTGCCCTCATCCGGGCCTGATGATTTAAGGTGATAAATTATAGAATTATTCCCTATGCGAGTCACGGAAACAACGCTGCGGCGGCCCGTTGGAGAGCGAAGAGTTTGGGCTCAGGACCCAAAAAAGGGACTCCCAATACAGGCGGCGGCAGCTTCTTTGAGCGGGCTTTTTCGTCTTCCAAGGACTTTAGCCGTTTTTCATCAGACTTGGTTTATCGACCAAGTCTCTGTTTATGTTCGAAAGCGTGACCGGATGGCGTATCGGGCCGGTTTTTCGATCCACCGGTTGGTCATCATCGCCGCAATCAGGATCGCCCCAAAGACAACCCCGAGCATGGCCATGATCTCCGCATCCGTCCGCATCGCTCCAAACAGGCGTTCTTTGACCAAAAGGGGGATGAAATGCAGCATGTAGATGGAATAGCTGATGTTGCCGATCCCGATCAGCCCGCGCTCGATCGGGCCGCTCTTCAGCCTCACACGGGCCATCAGTAGAATCAGAAACGGGGTGAGAAACAAGGAAATCAGCCACCCTGTCTCCCACAGCATCAAGGGAAGAAAATACAAGGACAACAGGACAAGCAAAGCCCCCAAGCCCTGGTCCGATGAGGGGAGAGACCGCGAGGCCTGAAAAACGAACATACCGCCGGCAAATCCGCAAAGCCCCCGGATCACCCCGAGGTCTTGGCTGACATCCAGGCTCGGTTGGTCAAATCCCCCCAAGATAACCAATGGGGGAACGACCATGAGAGCCAGGGCGGCGGCAACGGCGAATGCCCCTCGGCTCCACATCCTGCAAACGGCTCGAACGCCCATAAACAGCAGCGGGAAAAGAAGGTAACACAGGAACTCGACGCTGATGGACCAGGCGGGTGTGTTCCAAGAGTTGGTTTCGGCCCATCCCCAGGCATGGAACAGTCCCAAATGCGCAACGAAATAGATCATGGACAGGTTGTCGCCGAGATCAAACAAAGACACATAGGAACGATCGAAAAAGGCAAATGAGATTAGAACCAGGGCCAATACCACCAGCAGCGAGAAAACATGCAGCGGATAGATCCTCGCGATCCTCGAAACCATAAAATGGCGATACTTGGTCCCAAGCCCGCCTTTGAAATCCCCTTCATAGACATAAGAGAGGATAAAGCCGCTCAGCACGAAAAAAGCATCAACCGCCAGATAGCCATCCCGAAGAAAGGCCGGATCGCTCACGAACGATAGGTCTTGGATAATGGTTCGATAGTTGTGCAGCATCACCCAAAGGCAGAACAGGCCCCTCAACACAGTCAGGGAATCCAGGTAAGGTTTCAAAGCCTCTCCTTATGGAGCCTTTTGCAGTGATCGAATGCTGTTTGGCCATTCTTGATTCGATTTCTACAAATGAGTATATGAAAATAGATAGAAGTTTAACAACTCCGTCATGATAAACTTTGATAATTGACAAAAAATCGATGCCTGTGACCCCGGTCACTGCCCAAACGGTTCCGCCTTCGTTATAATCTTAGACAGTACCTAATTGCGATCCCGGCATGGGGCCGGGACTCGGGATCAACGGATCGGACGAAACTATGAGCACTTTTGGAACGACCACCCCTCCGGAAGCCGGCGCCACCACCAGCCTCACCCTTGAGCCTGGCCAGGAGAACGTTGAATTCCCTGCGGGTTTCGACATTGCCTCGGCCGAATATGGCCGCGAGGGCGCTGACTTGGTCGTCTCCGACGGCGATGGCGGAAGCGTTGTCGTCCAAGATTATTTCGCCCAATCCGAACCGCCGACTCTGTCCACCCCCGAAGGGGCCGAAATCGATGGCAGCGTGGCCACGAAGTTGGCCGGGCCCATGGCACCGGGTCAGGTGGCCGAGGTCGGCAGCGCCTCTCTCGGCGAACCGATTGGTCAGGTGGATACGGTCGATGGCAGCGTAACCGTCACACATGCCGATGGCTCTACCAGCGAACTGAGCAAGGGCGACCCGGTTTTTGAGGGCGATATCCTGCAAACCGGCGACGGCAGCGGCGTCGGCGTCGTCCTGGCCGACTCCAGCGTGTTCTCGCTCGGTGAGAGCGGCCGCATGGTCCTTGACGAGATGGTTTATGATCCGGGCGCCGAAGAAGGGGCCGCCTCGTTTGCCCTGTTGACCGGCGCAGCGACTTTCGTATCAGGTCAGATCGCCAAACTTGGCCAGGACGCCATGATGGTGAAAACCCCCGTGGCCACCATCGGCATTCGCGGCACCAAGGTCTATTTGGAGACAGACGGCGAATCCATCGAGGCCGTCAACCTTCCTGAAAACACCCTCAAGGGTGAGAGCGTCGGTGAAATCGTGCTGATGACCCCCGACGGCGAAATGCTCGGCACGATCAATCATGTGGGTGGCGGCTGGCAATGGTCCCCCTCCCAGTCGTCGGGTCCGTCCACCTTGCAAATCAGTGACTCCCAAGTGCAGGCCATTGTGCAAGAAACATCGATCCATCTGCCTCAGACCCTTGAAGAAAGGGCCTTGGAAGTCATGGAGCGTCTGGACGAGATTCGCACAGAGGCCGCCCTGGCGCGCGAGGAAGGTGATGTGCAGCGGGCTGAAGAGTTAGAGCTGCAAGCCAACGAAATGGAAGTGCGGGTGGACGAAGTATTGCGCGAAATCGAGGACAGCCTCGGCTATCGCATCGATTTCTTCAAGGACGAAGGCAACGGCGAAGAAGATTTCACCATGGATCTGGAGAACTTCGATACCGCCTCCGGCCCGGAAGCCCCGCCGCCGGGCTCCAACAACAATAACGACCCGGAAAATCCGTTCGAAGACCTGTTCAATCAAAACAACGACCCGAACGTGCCCAATCCGAATG
The sequence above is drawn from the Magnetospira sp. QH-2 genome and encodes:
- the infA gene encoding translation initiation factor IF-1; its protein translation is MAKEDLIEFSGTVTELLPNAMFRVKLDNDHEILAHTSGKMRKNRIRVLAGDRVNVEMTPYDLTKGRITFRFK
- a CDS encoding nucleoside triphosphate pyrophosphatase, translating into MPQAGSLPLILASASPRRLDLLAQVGVTPDSVHPAHVDESPLKDEQPAHLAERLAVAKATAVAEEHPQSLVLGADTVVAVGRRCLGKPDGEADARRMLKLLSGRRHKVIGGLCLVTPEGRPLARRITTSVAFKVLHPDEIETYISSGEWDGKAGAYAIQGRAGAFVRQIVGSYTNVVGLSLPETVGLLRGQGYGV
- a CDS encoding ribonuclease E/G: MRRLLVSRLPGETRSALLDGDHLIDMRIDRDRRPSLVGGIYRGRVTAVSTAGAFVSINRGPDGFLPLRKDDRITEGQSLIVTVTRDAEGAKGPKLNREPRLEGRFMVLLPLGKNAKVSRSLTDKARRDALIDWAASKTMGLIVRRTAAGAPGDLLDQEYNALTKVWEKAENKRDGAPCRLVPSPDGLAELLTQAGHLDEIIADEAEILGRLRDFCTERAPDLAVRIVPHGEAEPLFETFDLEERLEALQEPVVALPSGGRLIIEATAALTAMDVDTGATPARGKGGAPHQANLEAATAIPEQIRLRNIGGAIAVDFAGDSKSNRRRELEDRLREGLDTDPVPCHVTGWGPNGWLELIRERRRPSVDEIMLAPGSRQPNTETLAFQILRRLLAESRQAPRGTLVLRLHSSMVACLEGQHREALDQTRRRLGCPLRLTPDDRLAVDQINLGPDNDQE
- a CDS encoding DNA gyrase inhibitor YacG, whose product is MTDKASASADDVPMAGRRCLQCGKPALYAYRPFCSKRCADLDLGKWFAEDYRVPSDEEPGDDRAEEDP
- a CDS encoding tripartite tricarboxylate transporter substrate binding protein — protein: MLVFFSRLTVGFMAASFLLVGFAASAVAAFPEKPITIIVYVKPGGGVDVDARKLAAIGERLTGATFVVQNKTGAGGIVAMKYIQEKAADGYTLFATTKSVVYKTVIAKSDIDLGSFEWTAMTQSDPEAIITNKEMPVNTWEQIVADAKAKGAAGKRQIWVGPAAGGLDHVMAMKTWKAAGIDPKWVKYVPFKGGKNAMIELLAGRGAVYVGNPRDILGQPKFKIAALSRSSRLADFPDTPTFGELGISGLDNEIMWRGFAVKKGIPDDAAKFYADLFNRLQNDPEWVEHVARMNIDPVYKGPTEFYKVIEGDKAEVTSWATDAGLLK
- a CDS encoding tripartite tricarboxylate transporter TctB family protein, with amino-acid sequence MTQNTNDQNNRRYVGNLMLPLVLLMMCGVLFAQALEFPASEDVGSAAVPFMWMGFAVAFSLMLVFQAIRQRGKPDPIPGRIGFVILFALWLFAYLAAVEPIGYFTSTFAFLMGSMFAMGYRRLGVMVVVSIGWLVFSYFIFLKLLYISLPIGPLLAPLLE
- a CDS encoding tripartite tricarboxylate transporter permease, whose product is MELLDSLAFGFSTLMGWKPILIIVVGVSIGIMVGAMPGLSPSTGVALLVPFSYTMSPALAIILLVSIYISSNFGGSITAVLINTPGTPAAAATALDGYPMTQKGQAGKGLGMSLIASTIGGVFGVFILIAFAVPLAKLAIGFHPADYFALAIFGLTTVGSLGGGNVAKAMVAVLFGLIINTVGIDPLSGVSRFTFGVEALYDGFSLIPALIGLFALSVVFTDLEKGGLGKRALDMVSGALPTFRESWKVKWTITRSSVLGTIIGIFPGAGATIASFISYNIAQKTSKEPETFGKGAMEGVAASEAANSSSVGGALIPLLALGIPGSATDAVLIGALQLHDITPGPLLFETNPEIVYGIFASLIIANIVMLGLGLFGVRYFAKVIEVPVSILHPMILAIALIGSYSVRGSLFDVGACFGFGVIGWLFKRYGFPVAPVVLGIVLGSLLEENFRRAIMMDGPMVFFTEPLSATMLAVALGLFAWPIYKSMKARKA
- a CDS encoding CYTH domain-containing protein, translated to MAKEIERKFLITGDAWRALTKGTHYRQGYLSTVKERTVRVRTIDDKGFMTVKGITIGATRVEYEYEIPATDANEMLDNLCEQPIIDKVRYKVALDGFVWEIDEFGGVNEGLIVAEIELQSEDQAFAKPDWVGDEVSGDPRYFNSNLIANPYTTW
- a CDS encoding acyltransferase → MKPYLDSLTVLRGLFCLWVMLHNYRTIIQDLSFVSDPAFLRDGYLAVDAFFVLSGFILSYVYEGDFKGGLGTKYRHFMVSRIARIYPLHVFSLLVVLALVLISFAFFDRSYVSLFDLGDNLSMIYFVAHLGLFHAWGWAETNSWNTPAWSISVEFLCYLLFPLLFMGVRAVCRMWSRGAFAVAAALALMVVPPLVILGGFDQPSLDVSQDLGVIRGLCGFAGGMFVFQASRSLPSSDQGLGALLVLLSLYFLPLMLWETGWLISLFLTPFLILLMARVRLKSGPIERGLIGIGNISYSIYMLHFIPLLVKERLFGAMRTDAEIMAMLGVVFGAILIAAMMTNRWIEKPARYAIRSRFRT